TCCATTCCCTGATCAGGTCCTCAAGTGAACATCTCGTCTTCGGGGAGTTCTCATCAAAATTCGCCGCCGCAGCGCGACAGGCGCCCTTCATTGACTCGGTCAAGGAGGTGAAGGCAGAGTATGGATCGTGCCCCACGCTTGAGGAGGTCGAGGGGATCGACACCTACGCCCTCACGCACAACGAAACCTCGACCGGCGTTCTCGCCCCGCTCCAGCGACCACAGTCGTCGGATGCCTTAGTCCTCGTCGATGCTACCTCCGCAGCTGGAGCGGTCCCAGTAGACCCTTCCGTCTTTGATGCCTACTACTTCTCTCCTCAGAAAGCCTTCGCCTCTGAGGGCGGGCTCTGGATCGCACTGCTCTCGCCCCAAGCGATATCGCGCGCCGTCGAGACTGTCGCTCTTGGCCGTTACATCCCCACCATGCTCGACCTCTCCGTCGCCATCGATAACTCCCGGGAGAACCAAACCTACAACACGCCAGCAATCGCTACCCTCTACCTCATCAACGCACAGCTTGAATGGTTGCTATCGCACGGCGGGCTCTCGTATGCCGCTAAACGTTCGGCAGATTCAGCCGCCATCCTGTATCAGTGGGCCGACAATGCGGCGTATGCGCAGCCTTTTGTCAGTGACCCCACACTCCGGTCGCCGGTGATTGGAACGATCGACTTCGACGATACAGTGGACGCAACGGCGGTCGCAGCCACTCTCCGCGCCAATGGTATCGTCGACACCGAGCCGTACCGTAAGCTTGGCCGCAACCAACTACGCATCGCGCTCTTTCCCTCAATCAACCCCGATGACGTCGAAGCCCTTACCCAGTGCATCGACTTCATTGTGGGCCGACGCTAGCGCCGCCGACTGTTACCCCGGGACGACCCAACCCTCACTCGGGCTACCTCCCAGAACGGCTAATGCTTGCCCCCAAAATACCGATACATCGCTCAGCTGACCGAAAGACTTGGCATCCACGACGGACGGCGCTTTTCGTAGTCAAGTATTTTCGCCTCTTTGGTCAAGCTGATCCCGATCTCGTCGAGACCGGCAAGTAACCGCGCCTTCGCAGTCGGGTCGATCGCGAATCCGAACTCTAACGAGGCACCTGGTACACTCACGCGCTGGCTCTCTAGGTCCACCAGGATCTCCGTCGCGGGCTCCTTGACAACGAGCTCAAGCAGCGTTTGCACCTCTTGCTGGCTCAACTCCACTGGCAACAGCCCAACTTTCAACGAGTTGTTACGAAAAATATCGCCAAACCGTGGCGATATCACTACCCGGAAACCATAGTCCATCAACGCCCATACCGCATGCTCGCGCGAGGAGCCAACCCCGAAGTTCTCCCGTGCGATCAGGATCGTCGATCCCACAAACTGTTGCTTGTTCAGAACGAATTCAGGGTCCTGGCGCCATTCGGAGAACAATCCTTCACCAAAACCAGTACGTTCGACGCGCTTGAGCCACTCACTCGGAATGATCTGATCGGTGTCGACATCTGATATCGCCAACGGTACCGCATGGCCGCGTAGTTCGGTTATAGGTTCCATTCCCTCTCCCTCTTTCTCGATCGTTGTTGTAACTAGTCCAGATCGCTTGGCGAACTAAAGGTGCCGCGCAGTGCCGTTGCAGCTGCGATCGCTGGCGAGACCAGGTGGGTGCGCCCTCCCCGACCCTGTCGTCCCTCAAAGTTGCGATTCGAGGTTGAAGCCGCCCGCTGACCAGGTTTGAGCTGATCCGGGTTCATGCCCAAACACATGGAGCAGCCAGGCTCCCTCCACTCCGCTCCGGCAGCACGAAAAATCCGATCCAGGCCCTCGGCTTCGGCTTGCTGCATCACACGACGTGAACCAGGCACCACCAAGGTGCGCACGGAAGGGTTAACATGTCGACCCTCCAGGACCGCAGCGGCAATCCGGAGGTCTTCAATGCGCGAATTCGTGCATGATCCGATGAACACAACATCGACTCCGATAGCGCGGACCGCTGTCCCTGGACGGAGATCCATATAGCGTAAGGCACGATGAGCAGCCTCGCGTTGCGGCGCGAGTGCAAACTGATCCGGATCGGGGATCGCGCCATCGATATCGACGACCTGCGAGGGATTCGTTCCCCAACTGACCTGCGGCCTCAGCGTAGAAGCTTGGATCCGGACCTCTGTGTCAAATGCCGCATCTCGATCACTTGCAAGCTCAGTCCAAGCCTTTGTCGCCTGTCCAAAGAGTTCACCTTGAGGAGCAAATTCGCGACCCGTAAGATAAGCAAAGGTCGTGGCATCGGGCGCAATCATGCCCGCACGAGCGCCAGCTTCGATGCTCATATTGCAGACCGTCATACGAGCCTCCATCGACAGATTGGTAATGGCCTCACCGCGATATTCAATCACATGGCCAATGCCTCCACCCGTCCCGATCTGCCCGATGATGGCCAGAATGAGGTCTTTGGCGAAGGTCCCCTCTGGGAGTGCGCCATCAACTGTCACCGCCATCGTCTTCGGTCGGACCTGGGCCAGCGTCTGCGTGGCCAAAACATGCTCTACCTCGGAGGTACCAATTCCAAAAGCAAGAGCGCCAAACGCTCCATGGGTTGCGGTATGCGAGTCGCCGCAGACGATCGTCAAACCCGGCTGGGTGAGTCCCTGCTCCGGACCAATCACATGTACGATTCCCTGGCCCTGTGAGCCCATGGGATAGTACCTGATCCCATACTCATCACAGTTGCGCGCCAATACTTCCAGCTGTTTTGCGCTGATAGGGTCGGCAATTGGGCGGTCGATATGCTCGGTGGGAACATTATGATCGGCCGTTGCAACGGTGAGGTCTGGACGACGAACTCGGCGATTCGCCAGCCGCAACCCATCGAAGGCCTGCGGAGAGGTCACCTCATGGACAAGATGTAAGTCGATATAGATCAGGTCTGCCTCTCCCGGTCCTCCTCGATCGACCAGGTGAGACTCCCACACCTTCTCGGCGAGCGTCTTTCCGTTGACCACTGGTCACTCCCCCTTTCCATGGTTCACCCGAACCACCTCCATCACCCACGACAATGCAGGCCACCCACCAACAGCGCACACACGCAACCCTATGGCAGGTAGGCGCGCACCCGTTTAACGCTTGCGTTGACCAGCGCGGTCGAACTACGCCCGGCGAATCGCTACTACCTCGACCTTGAGCCGTCCACCTGGCGCCTGGTACTCCACTAAATCACCAGCGGCTGCACCTATCAGTGCCTGACCAAGAGGTGATGTCGGCGATACGACCTCTACTCCGGCGAGTCGTTCCTCAATCGAACCGAGGAAGTACTCACTCACCTCATCGTCATCCTCATAGCGCAGGGCCACCACCAACCCTGGACGCACACTGTCGACGTCCGCCCCCTCGTCGGTGACGACGACGGCATTTTCAAGCAACGACTGAAGCTGGCGTACTCGTGCCTCCATCTTGCCCTGAGCATCCTTGGCCGCGTGGTAATCACCGTTTTCGCTGAGATCGCCGAGTGCACGGGCAGACTCGATAGCCTTGGCGATCTCGATTCTGCCTGTGGTGGTGAGTTCATGGAGCTCAGCGACCAGTGCGTCATAGGTAGCTTGGGAGATCGTAGTATCCGTCATGACAGACACTCTAGCGCCTCACCCACCATAGCACTTGCCCATCAAAATGGTCCTTCCTTCGGTACCTCCGACGAGTTCCAACCCCGAACTAGCAAGCAACAGATGCGAGAACGCCCCTAGCAACGCGGTACTCGACATATCACCAAGCGCAATCACCCACCAGTTTCGGATTTTTGCGAAGACGGCCTACAATAGTCGAGTACACAGATTTATTGAGCCAAAGTTGTATTAAGACAAAGTTGTATTAAGCCATAGTGACAAGGGTGGAATAGGTGAAGTATCGTATTGCCGTGGTCGGCGGAGACGGCATTGGACCAGAGGTGACCCGAGAAGCCTTGAAGGTCGCCCGGTCGGCCGGTGCAGTCTTGGAGACCCAGGAATTTGAACTCGGCGCGGCTCACTACGAGCACACCGGTGAGGTGCTGGGTGACGAGACGCTAGCGGAGCTCATGAGCTTTGATGCCATCCTGCTCGGAGCTATCGGCCCTGCCATCGGTTCAACCACAGTCCCCTCGGGCATACTCGAGCGAGGTCTGCTGTTGCGTCTCCGCTTCGCTCTCGATCTCTACATCAACCAACGCCCCTTCCTTACCCTCGATCCGAGCGTTACCATCACCCACAAACCCGTTGATATGGTGGTTATTCGTGAGAATACGGAGGGTGCCTACACTGGCGAAGGCGGGCTCCTGCGCAAGGGAACCGCCTACGAAGT
The nucleotide sequence above comes from Ferrimicrobium sp.. Encoded proteins:
- the serC gene encoding phosphoserine transaminase, which codes for MSANSSITLPAEILPSDGRFGSGPSKIPTFFLDGLAATQDTLLGTSHRRPAVKDLVRVIRERMSELFKLPDGYEVVLGNGGATLFWDMAVHSLIRSSSEHLVFGEFSSKFAAAARQAPFIDSVKEVKAEYGSCPTLEEVEGIDTYALTHNETSTGVLAPLQRPQSSDALVLVDATSAAGAVPVDPSVFDAYYFSPQKAFASEGGLWIALLSPQAISRAVETVALGRYIPTMLDLSVAIDNSRENQTYNTPAIATLYLINAQLEWLLSHGGLSYAAKRSADSAAILYQWADNAAYAQPFVSDPTLRSPVIGTIDFDDTVDATAVAATLRANGIVDTEPYRKLGRNQLRIALFPSINPDDVEALTQCIDFIVGRR
- the leuD gene encoding 3-isopropylmalate dehydratase small subunit codes for the protein MEPITELRGHAVPLAISDVDTDQIIPSEWLKRVERTGFGEGLFSEWRQDPEFVLNKQQFVGSTILIARENFGVGSSREHAVWALMDYGFRVVISPRFGDIFRNNSLKVGLLPVELSQQEVQTLLELVVKEPATEILVDLESQRVSVPGASLEFGFAIDPTAKARLLAGLDEIGISLTKEAKILDYEKRRPSWMPSLSVS
- the leuC gene encoding 3-isopropylmalate dehydratase large subunit, translating into MVNGKTLAEKVWESHLVDRGGPGEADLIYIDLHLVHEVTSPQAFDGLRLANRRVRRPDLTVATADHNVPTEHIDRPIADPISAKQLEVLARNCDEYGIRYYPMGSQGQGIVHVIGPEQGLTQPGLTIVCGDSHTATHGAFGALAFGIGTSEVEHVLATQTLAQVRPKTMAVTVDGALPEGTFAKDLILAIIGQIGTGGGIGHVIEYRGEAITNLSMEARMTVCNMSIEAGARAGMIAPDATTFAYLTGREFAPQGELFGQATKAWTELASDRDAAFDTEVRIQASTLRPQVSWGTNPSQVVDIDGAIPDPDQFALAPQREAAHRALRYMDLRPGTAVRAIGVDVVFIGSCTNSRIEDLRIAAAVLEGRHVNPSVRTLVVPGSRRVMQQAEAEGLDRIFRAAGAEWREPGCSMCLGMNPDQLKPGQRAASTSNRNFEGRQGRGGRTHLVSPAIAAATALRGTFSSPSDLD
- the greA gene encoding transcription elongation factor GreA: MTDTTISQATYDALVAELHELTTTGRIEIAKAIESARALGDLSENGDYHAAKDAQGKMEARVRQLQSLLENAVVVTDEGADVDSVRPGLVVALRYEDDDEVSEYFLGSIEERLAGVEVVSPTSPLGQALIGAAAGDLVEYQAPGGRLKVEVVAIRRA